In a genomic window of Pangasianodon hypophthalmus isolate fPanHyp1 chromosome 1, fPanHyp1.pri, whole genome shotgun sequence:
- the LOC113547541 gene encoding threonine synthase-like 1 produces MMTRHLFRLLSKTDKLRYHRIASSSARSCLYMITSCLSTKSPQEKNILLMGPPGAGKTSVGRILSYRLRKPVIDIDDDVLEKTWGMTVAEKLAQVGGKRFVDEEGQAVCNFSASGCVISLSGSNPLHSDAMRHLKRSGIALYLDVDTEDIVERLCRMKVNRIVGQGAGISMREILEYRKQFYEKWLDARVFCGKGDTIEEVVEKVVRVLDKYQDSESETYISTRSQRSASDGDKKFFTDVVVEGLAPNGGLYIPNKGFPKLEPSEWIRLADMSYPERASVILEKCIHPLDITPSELRSMVNRAYGQNFVSKSVAPVKHLAEDQYVLELFHGPTASFKDLALQLMPQLFAHCLPLMCNYLILVATSGDTGSAVLSGFSNLRESNRQRIGVLVFFPERGVSVIQKLQMTGFKGGNTRAVSVFSDFDFCQRTIKRMFGDPRLAGHFAVEYATVLSTANSINWARLLPQVVYHASAYLDLLRDGVVKFGQPIDVCIPTGNFGNTISAVYAKQMGVPIRNIICASNHNCVVSDFICTGQYDLRGRKLMLSNSPAIDILKSSNLERFLHYASSGDGNLVRDLFVSLEKEQHFTVSEDLLRRIQQDMQAGSCSEDDCLTTIQEVHSKTGYLMDTHTAVAKSVADRLHDKMCPIVLCSTAHFGKFAPAVLKALRCPDIPKEPLEQLDALCAITGQELMHKTLYETVRERASRPHTVCQPDFSVLTDEVESMIQDSFMRVR; encoded by the coding sequence ATGATGACTAGACACTTGTTTCGTTTATTGTCTAAAACGGACAAACTGAGGTACCATCGAATTGCCAGTTCTTCTGCTCGCTCGTGTTTGTACATGATAACATCATGTCTGTCTACGAAGAGTCCTCAGGAGAAGAACATTCTGCTCATGGGTCCTCCTGGGGCTGGGAAGACATCAGTGGGACGGATTTTGTCCTACAGACTCAGGAAGCCTGTAATCGATATAGACGATGATGTTCTGGAAAAGACTTGGGGGATGACGGTAGCAGAGAAGCTGGCGCAAGTCGGAGGCAAACGTTTTGTAGATGAAGAGGGCCAAGCTGTGTGCAACTTCTCCGCCTCTGGATGTGTGATCTCGCTTTCGGGCTCGAACCCTCTTCACTCGGACGCCATGCGGCACCTGAAACGCTCAGGAATCGCTCTCTATCTGGATGTGGACACTGAAGACATTGTGGAGAGGCTGTGCAGAATGAAAGTGAACAGAATTGTAGGTCAGGGTGCCGGCATCTCCATGAGGGAGATCCTAGAGTACCGAAAGCAGTTTTATGAGAAGTGGTTGGATGCAAGAGTGTTTTGTGGAAAGGGGGACACTATAGAGGAAGTAGTGGAGAAAGTTGTCAGGGTTCTAGATAAATATCAGGACTCTGAATCAGAGACCTATATCTCCACCAGGAGCCAGAGATCTGCGTCAGACGGTGACAAGAAGTTCTTCACTGATGTCGTCGTGGAGGGATTAGCTCCCAATGGTGGGCTTTACATACCTAATAAAGGATTCCCAAAACTGGAACCTTCTGAATGGATAAGATTAGCGGATATGTCTTATCCTGAGCGTGCTTCGGTCATACTTGAGAAGTGCATACATCCACTGGATATAACTCCATCAGAACTTCGCTCAATGGTTAACCGAGCCTATGGGCAGAACTTTGTCAGCAAATCAGTGGCACCTGTTAAGCATCTTGCTGAGGATCAGTATGTTCTGGAGCTCTTCCATGGCCCCACTGCTTCCTTTAAAGACCTGGCACTTCAGTTAATGCCACAGCTCTTTGCTCACTGCCTTCCGCTGATGTGCAACTACTTGATCCTTGTGGCCACGTCTGGGGACACAGGAAGTGCTGTTCTTAGTGGGTTCAGCAACCTCCGAGAAAGCAACAGGCAGCGTATAGGTGTGCTGGTGTTTTTCCCTGAGCGAGGCGTTAGTGTCATACAGAAACTGCAGATGACTGGTTTCAAGGGGGGCAACACAAGGGCTGTCAGCGTCTTCTCGGACTTTGACTTCTGCCAGAGGACCATCAAAAGGATGTTTGGTGACCCAAGGCTGGCTGGCCACTTTGCAGTGGAGTACGCCACTGTTCTTAGCACGGCTAACTCCATCAACTGGGCGAGGCTTCTTCCGCAGGTGGTCTACCACGCCTCTGCATACCTAGACCTCCTCAGAGACGGTGTGGTGAAATTCGGGCAACCCATCGATGTCTGCATCCCCACTGGAAACTTTGGAAACACCATATCTGCCGTCTACGCTAAACAAATGGGCGTCCCAATAAGGAACATCATTTGTGCTTCTAATCATAACTGCGTAGTCTCTGATTTTATCTGTACTGGTCAGTATGATCTCCGAGGCAGGAAACTCATGCTATCAAATTCTCCTGCTATTGACATTCTGAAGTCTTCAAATCTCGAACGGTTTTTGCATTATGCATCCAGCGGGGACGGTAATCTCGTCCGGGACTTGTTTGTAAGCCTCGAGAAAGAGCAGCACTTTACTGTGTCAGAGGATTTATTACGGAGGATACAGCAGGACATGCAGGCAGGGTCGTGCTCAGAGGATGACTGCCTGACTACTATTCAGGAAGTACACTCCAAAACAGGTTACTTAATGGACACGCACACCGCCGTGGCTAAATCCGTGGCTGACCGGCTGCATGATAAGATGTGTCCAATTGTTCTGTGCTCCACTGCACATTTCGGGAAGTTTGCTCCAGCCGTTCTTAAAGCTCTTCGCTGTCCCGACATCCCAAAGGAGCCTCTGGAGCAGCTGGATGCACTGTGTGCTATCACAGGCCAAGAGCTAATGCATAAAACTCTGTATGAGActgtaagagagagagcaagtcGTCCACATACAGTATGCCAGCCTGATTTCAGTGTGCTAACAGATGAGGTGGAATCCATGATACAGGACTCGTTTATGAGGGTCAGGTAG